A window from Drosophila nasuta strain 15112-1781.00 chromosome 3, ASM2355853v1, whole genome shotgun sequence encodes these proteins:
- the LOC132788075 gene encoding uncharacterized protein LOC132788075 isoform X2: MPLFGAKKTTRASNASVAVKRSRASVRSPGANTTSGDILTPSGQKIASNQSNVSGSDSDPDEDKHPEVSPATDVTIYNEYEMGPAFGCKFPLPFIRFMVERLINQKFKDLSTGRRRQVGA, translated from the exons atgccgCTGTTCGGAGCAAAGAAAACTACACGCGCCAGCAATGCATCGGTAGCTGTAAAAAGGTCGCGTGCTTCTGTTCGCTCTCCAGGTGCTAATACTACTTCAGGCGACATATTGACGCCTAGTGGACAAAAGATTGCATCTAATCAAAGCAACGTGAGTGGTTCTGATTCTGATCCCGATGAGGATAAACATCCCGAAGTATCCCCGGCTACGGATGTGACCATTTATAATGAATACGAAATGGGGCCTGCATTTGGCTGCAAGTTTCCATTGCCATTTATACGATTTATGGTCGAACGCctaataaatcaaaagtttAAAG ACTTATCAACCGGGAGACGCCGTCAAGTGGGTGCGTGA
- the LOC132788075 gene encoding dynein light chain Tctex-type isoform X1: MPLFGAKKTTRASNASVAVKRSRASVRSPGANTTSGDILTPSGQKIASNQSNVSGSDSDPDEDKHPEVSPATDVTIYNEYEMGPAFGCKFPLPFIRFMVERLINQKFKGKTYQPGDAVKWVREVADEVNLKMEGMCRQPRYKHVIQAIIYQQNGAGFFCGARAIWDKLADDYTSLTFDGGTFMCIVVIFGIYQY, from the exons atgccgCTGTTCGGAGCAAAGAAAACTACACGCGCCAGCAATGCATCGGTAGCTGTAAAAAGGTCGCGTGCTTCTGTTCGCTCTCCAGGTGCTAATACTACTTCAGGCGACATATTGACGCCTAGTGGACAAAAGATTGCATCTAATCAAAGCAACGTGAGTGGTTCTGATTCTGATCCCGATGAGGATAAACATCCCGAAGTATCCCCGGCTACGGATGTGACCATTTATAATGAATACGAAATGGGGCCTGCATTTGGCTGCAAGTTTCCATTGCCATTTATACGATTTATGGTCGAACGCctaataaatcaaaagtttAAAG GAAAGACTTATCAACCGGGAGACGCCGTCAAGTGGGTGCGTGAAGTCGCTGATGAAGTCAATTTGAAAATGGAAGGGATGTGTCGCCAACCACGTTACAAGCACGTCATACAAGCGATTATTTATCAGCAGAATGGAGCTGGATTCTTTTGTGGCGCTCGTGCAATTTGGGATAAACTTGCTGACGATTATACATCACTTACCTTCGATGGCGGCACTTTTATgtgcattgttgttattttcggtatatatcAGTATTAA
- the LOC132788069 gene encoding DDB1- and CUL4-associated factor 13 → MKVKMISRNPDNYVRETKLQQHKIPRNYDPALHPLEGAREYVRALNATKLDRVFAKPFVCNLSGHRDGVSCFGKHPKHLSTLATGAYDGEVRIWDLANRSSIRSFVAHDGFVRGIAYSRNGQRFFTVGDDKTIKVWNAQAPELGEEEEPVNTILSRHILQGISHNRKDNSFATCGEVCAIWDEQHNDPIKTLKWGVDTLHTISFNPVETNILACCASDRSIILYDQREAQPLRKVVLTMKSNKLAWNPMEAFNFTVANEDCNLYTFDTRKLQTPLKVHFDHVSAVTDVDYAPTGKEFVSSSYDKTVRIYHAHQSHSRDIYHTKRMQHVVCVAWSLDNRYIFSGSDEMNIRMWKANASEKLGVVRPRERANFNYQEALKEKYAAHPQIKRIARHRQVPRHVLNAQRKMRSVKDKELLKEANVRKHSKKGTVPFVSEKKKHVIRQDV, encoded by the exons ATGAAGGTAAAAATGATAAGTCGCAACCCGGACAACTATGTCCGGGAAACTAAGCTGCAACAGCACAAAA TTCCTCGAAACTACGATCCGGCGTTGCATCCACTTGAGGGCGCTAGGGAATATGTGCGTGCCTTAAATGCCACCAAATTAGATCGTGTGTTCGCAAAACCATTCGTGTGCAACTTGAGCGGACATCGCGATGGCGTCTCCTGTTTTGGCAAACATCCCAAACACCTCTCGACACTGGCCACCGGCGCCTACGATGGCGAAGTGCGCATCTGGGATTTGGCGAATCGCAGCAGCATCCGCAGCTTTGTAGCTCACGATGGATTTGTGCGCGGCATTGCCTATTCCCGCAATGGCCAGCGTTTCTTCACAGTGGGTGATGACAAGACCATCAAGGTGTGGAACGCTCAAGCTCCCGAATTGGGTGAGGAGGAGGAGCCTGTGAATACGATACTGAGTCGGCACATACTGCAAGGCATTTCACACAATCGAAAGGACAACAGTTTCGCCACGTGTGGCGAGGTGTGCGCCATTTGGGACGAGCAGCACAACGATCCTATCAAGACCTTGAAATGGGGCGTTGATACACTGCATACCATTTCCTTTAATCCTGTGGAGACTAATATACTAGCCTGTTGTGCCAGTGATCGCAGCATTATATTGTATGACCAGCGAGAAGCGCAGCCACTGCGCAAAGTGGTTTTGACGATGAAGAGCAATAAATTGGCCTGGAATCCCATGGAAGCATTCAACTTTACGGTGGCCAATGAGGACTGCAA TCTCTACACATTTGACACACGCAAACTGCAGACACCGCTCAAGGTGCATTTCGATCACGTTTCCGCCGTCACTGATGTGGATTATGCTCCCACGGGCAAGGAATTCGTCTCGTCCAGCTACGACAAGACGGTGCGCATCTATCACGCTCACCAGAGTCACTCTCGTGACATCTATCATACCAAGCGTATGCAGCATGTCGTCTGCGTTGCTTGGTCTTTGGACAATCGTTACATTTTTTCTGGATCCGATGAGATGAACATACGTATGTGGAAGGCGAATGCATCTGAAAAATTGGGCGTTGTGCGACCACGTGAAAGGGCCAACTTCAACTATCAGGAGGCGCTCAAGGAGAAATATGCAGCGCATCCGCAAATCAAGCGGATTGCGCGTCATCGACAGGTGCCGCGTCATGTGCTGAATGCGCAGCGCAAGATGCGTTCGGTCAAGGACAAGGAACTGCTCAAGGAGGCCAATGTGCGCAAGCACTCCAAGAAGGGCACAGTACCTTTCGTTAGCGAGAAGAAGAAACATGTCATACGACAGGacgtttaa
- the LOC132788073 gene encoding sugar transporter SWEET1, with amino-acid sequence MDALSDILAPHSELIGKIAGTITTLQFLSGVFLLNDIRKKGSSDVYPVGPFLGGVVLTVMSVKLGQAMGDQPMIKVNIIGFAINTVFMVGFFYYASSERKSKIWAQIGYVSLFLLAVITYANFEDPAKLEFRLGMLITSILVWLIGSPLLNIPNVIKKKSTEGMPFPIIFAGQLVATAWTIYAISIRNHVMVFQNLFLWSLGGIQLFMFVLYPSKPTKKTPSKKASKKEN; translated from the exons ATGGACGCACTCAGCGATATATTAGCGCCACACTCCGAGCTAATTGGTAAAATAGCCGGCACAATAACTACTCTACAATTTCTGTCCGGTGTTTTTCTGCTCAACGACATTCGCAAGAAAGGCAGCAGCGATGTTTATCCCGTTGGACCGTTTTTGGGTGGTGTTGTTCT CACCGTGATGAGCGTAAAACTGGGTCAAGCGATGGGCGACCAGCCGATGATAAAGGTCAACATAATTGGCTTTGCCATCAATACGGTTTTCATGGTCGGTTTCTTCTACTACGCATCGAGTGAGCGAAAATCTAAGATATGGGCTCAGATTGGTTACGTCTCCTTGTTCCTGCTGGCTGTCATCACGTACGCCAACTTTGAGGATCCTGCCAAGCTTGAGTTCCGTCTGGGCATGCTAATCACCTCGATTCTGGTCTGGTTGATCGGTTCACCGCTGCTGAACATCCCCAATGTGATCAAGAAGAAGAGCACCGAGGGAATGCCGTTCCCCATTATCTTTGCTGGTCAACTTGTGGCCACAGCCTGGACTATCTACGCCATTTCCATCCGTAATCATGTCATGGTG ttcCAGAACTTGTTCCTCTGGTCCTTGGGCGGCATTCAGCTGTTCATGTTTGTGTTGTATCCCAGCAAGCCGACCAAGAAAACTCCAAGCAAGAAGGCCAGCAAAAAGGAGAACTGA
- the LOC132788070 gene encoding deubiquitinase OTUD6B: MSCVEAVGELETRLAETTLEDVASRHRRERKELQAKLQAMKKNAPKNNKNKRKEFLEEMTRLESEMDQRHKAELAGVASAEPAATAAAESDHDNDKEEVHNGEEDADGTQQQRVSKAQKRRNKKEREARERAQEIRVELQNAANQPSPKQIELQQITAKLSGRQLTLHMIASDGDCLYHAVRHQLQVNALPGHSVQQLRQETANYVRAHKDSLICYMTHPETGDLLNDEQFEAYCDDIAKTHAWGGHIELKALSSLLRVPIEVIQAEGSATLLGQEEFGGAPLVICYHRHIYQLGAHYNSTLPVDK; the protein is encoded by the coding sequence atgtcTTGCGTGGAAGCCGTTGGTGAGCTGGAGACACGCCTAGCTGAGACTACGCTGGAGGATGTGGCCAGTCGCCATCGACGTGAGCGCAAGGAGCTGCAGGCCAAACTGCAGGCGATGAAGAAGAATGCGcccaagaacaacaaaaacaagcgCAAGGAGTTTCTCGAGGAGATGACACGTCTGGAGAGCGAGATGGACCAGCGTCACAAGGCAGAGCTCGCGGGTGTTGCCTCCGCAGAGCcggcagcaactgcagctgccgAGAGCGatcacgacaacgacaaagaGGAGGTGCACAATGGCGAGGAGGATGCGGATGGCACGCAACAACAGCGTGTGTCTAAGGCGCAGAAGCGCCGCAACAAAAAGGAGCGCGAAGCCCGCGAGCGTGCGCAGGAGATACGCGTGGAATTGCAGAATGCGGCCAATCAGCCGTCGCCCAAGCAAATTGAACTGCAACAAATCACTGCTAAGTTGAGTGGTCGCCAGTTGACGCTGCACATGATTGCCTCCGATGGTGACTGCCTTTACCATGCTGTGCGCCATCAGCTTCAGGTTAATGCGCTGCCCGGCCACAGTGTGCAACAGCTGCGTCAAGAGACTGCAAACTATGTGCGCGCTCACAAGGATTCGCTCATTTGCTACATGACGCATCCGGAGACAGGAGATCTGCTGAACGACGAGCAATTTGAGGCATACTGCGATGACATCGCAAAGACTCACGCCTGGGGCGGACACATTGAACTGAAGGCGTTGTCGTCGCTCTTGCGCGTGCCCATCGAAGTCATTCAGGCAGAGGGATCTGCCACTTTGTTGGGTCAGGAGGAGTTTGGCGGTGCTCCGCTTGTGATCTGCTATCATCGACATATCTACCAGTTGGGCGCCCATTATAACTCGACGTTGCCAGTGGACAAATAA
- the LOC132788076 gene encoding uncharacterized protein LOC132788076, with protein MYTVNKGPSKIVAKTRRGLAQNFEKFESIKESTKKNGISNNFDLNSPEKNKNIPRPVFQQSFASKRITPTKLIEDEVITPQHEEIIRYINDSWNILVAQNPYDSSSTKADGKADANNNNASSLSSANPVESIIANTPVAASAAPAVWVEPPSPALNDFKPFDLESWWGRRLFQNITKSL; from the exons ATGTACACTGTAAACAAGGGACCTAGCAAAATTGTTGCTAAAACCCGCCGCG GTCTAGCGCAAAACTTTGAAAAGTTTGAGAGTATCAAGGAGAGCACAAAGAAAAATGGTATCAGCAACAACTTTGATTTGAACAGTCCCGAGAAGAATAAAAA CATACCGCGTCCGGTGTTTCAACAAAGCTTTGCTTCCAAGCGCATCACGCCCACCAAACTGATTGAGGACGAGGTGATAACGCCACAGCATGAGGAAATCATACGCTATATAAACGATT CTTGGAATATTTTGGTCGCACAAAATCCGTATGATTCGAGCTCAACAAAGGCCGATGGCAAGGCTgatgcaaacaacaacaatgccagcAGCTTATCATCTGCGAATCCTGTGGAGAGCATTATAGCCAACACACCTGTGGCGGCATCGGCAGCACCCGCTGTGTGGGTTGAGCCACCAAGTCCAGCACTGAACGACTTTAAGCCATTCGATTTGGAGTCTTGGTGGGGACGTCGCTTGTTCCAGAACATTACCAAAAGCCTTTAG
- the LOC132788077 gene encoding protein Z600 — MDNTEAIQIMQRLKSLKIVETPRQQQRESGLRECQSEIVRKTQVPATPCMSASSFQSELKKRRKMKLNRVYNYESDMHFIKARKSLNF, encoded by the coding sequence ATGGACAACACTGAAGCCATCCAAATCATGCAGCGTTTGAAGAGCTTGAAGATCGTTGAAACTCCTCGTCAGCAACAGCGGGAAAGTGGCCTTCGGGAATGTCAATCGGAGATTGTAAGAAAAACGCAGGTGCCTGCTACTCCCTGCATGAGTGCATCCTCATTTCAATCGGAGCTGAAAAAACGccgcaaaatgaaattgaatcgTGTCTATAACTATGAGTCCGATATGCATTTCATTAAGGCACGAAAGTCtctcaatttttaa
- the LOC132788074 gene encoding gonadal protein gdl: MEDTAVTQEGSSNSNEPLNEAEEKPQQPSPEFLQRKIYFLMDQLKAMHAELPEILQTRISYDLLTELANCVLNESIFDIVKALMELQHVTEKHLIQMRAQVENEYEIEVADWRAKIKDPEELQHILGLMKIKHTKKLVETDKKIVEVLDQKVYDQQSMLQKAGVPGFYHTQSPKEIKIQMFLLDFILRLSRLKYEPNK; the protein is encoded by the exons ATGGAAGACACTGCCGTTACTCAGGAAGGAAGCTCCAACAGCAACGAACCGCTTAATGAAGCAGAGGAAAAGCCTCAACAACCTTCGCCGGAGTTCTTGCAACGTAAAATTTACTTTCTGA tgGATCAACTGAAGGCAATGCATGCTGAACTACCAGA AATACTGCAAACTCGCATCTCCTACGATTTGCTCACAGAACTGGCAAATTGTGTGTTAAATGAAAGCATCTTCGATATAGTCAAGGCTCTTATGGAATTACAGCATGTGACAGAAAAACATTTGATACAAATGCGCGCACAGGTTGAGAATGAATATGAAATCGAGGTCGCCGATTGGCGTGCTAAAATCAAAGATCCAGAAGAATTGCAGCATATTCTAGGACTTATGAAGAtcaaacataccaaaaagttGGTGGAAACTGATaagaaaattgttgaagtGCTGGACCAGAAG GTTTACGATCAACAATCCATGCTTCAAAAGGCTGGCGTACCTGGCTTCTATCACACGCAAAGTCCGAAAGAGATCAAAATACAGATGTTCTTGTTAGATTTCATTTTACGCTTGAGTCGACTGAAATACGAACCCAACAAATAG
- the LOC132788071 gene encoding peptide methionine sulfoxide reductase isoform X3 has protein sequence MSLTITKDVSTPELKDLSTVRNEQKELNLSPVHRLNVSHATATFGMGCFWGAESLYGATRGVLRTTVGYAGGQAEFPTGDHTEVLEIDYDPTVVSFQELLELFWNNHEYGLTTPIKRQYASLILYHDDEQKEIAEASKKEEQVRRAPEVITTDIAPKENFFAAEDYHQKYRLQGHKDLAASLNLSPQLLQSSYVATKLNGYLAGVGGIEQFKSEADTLGLTPTQRQYCNYHIEQNEGQGLYC, from the exons ATGTCGCTGACAATTACCAAAGATGTATCCACTCCTGAGCTCAAGGATCTG AGCACTGTGCGCAATGAACAAAAGGAGTTGAATCTTTCGCCGGTGCACCGTTTGAACGTGAGCCATGCCACAGCCACTTTTGGCATGGGCTGCTTCTGGGGCGCAGAATCGCTTTATGGCGCAACGAGGGGCGTGCTACGCACCACAGTGGGCTATGCTGGCGGCCAAGCGGAATTCCCAAC GGGTGATCACACTGAGGTCTTGGAGATTGACTATGATCCCACCGTGGTCAGTTTCCAGGAGCTGCTCGAGCTGTTCTGGAACAACCATGAGTACGGTCTAACCACGCCCATTAAGCGTCAATATGCCTCGTTGATTCTCTATCACGACGATGAGCAAAAAGAAATTGCTGAAGCTTCCAAGAAGGAGGAGCAAGTGCGTCGTGCTCCCGAAGTGATTACCACGGACATTGCGCCCAAGGAGAACTTCTTTGCGGCTGAAGA CTATCACCAAAAGTACAGACTCCAGGGTCATAAGGATCTCGCTGCTTCCCTCAATCTTAGCCCGCAATTGCTTCAGAGCAGCTATGTGGCCACCAAGCTGAACGGTTATCTGGCGGGAGTCGGCGGCATCGAGCAGTTCAAGTCTGAGGCTGACACCTTGGGCCTGACACCAACCCAGCGCCAGTACTGCAACTATCACATTGAGCAGAACGAGGGTCAGGGTCTCTACTGCTGA
- the LOC132788071 gene encoding peptide methionine sulfoxide reductase isoform X1 yields the protein MSLTITKDVSTPELKDLSTVRNEQKELNLSPVHRLNVSHATATFGMGCFWGAESLYGATRGVLRTTVGYAGGQAEFPTYRKMGDHTEVLEIDYDPTVVSFQELLELFWNNHEYGLTTPIKRQYASLILYHDDEQKEIAEASKKEEQVRRAPEVITTDIAPKENFFAAEDYHQKYRLQGHKDLAASLNLSPQLLQSSYVATKLNGYLAGVGGIEQFKSEADTLGLTPTQRQYCNYHIEQNEGQGLYC from the exons ATGTCGCTGACAATTACCAAAGATGTATCCACTCCTGAGCTCAAGGATCTG AGCACTGTGCGCAATGAACAAAAGGAGTTGAATCTTTCGCCGGTGCACCGTTTGAACGTGAGCCATGCCACAGCCACTTTTGGCATGGGCTGCTTCTGGGGCGCAGAATCGCTTTATGGCGCAACGAGGGGCGTGCTACGCACCACAGTGGGCTATGCTGGCGGCCAAGCGGAATTCCCAACGTACCGTAAAAT GGGTGATCACACTGAGGTCTTGGAGATTGACTATGATCCCACCGTGGTCAGTTTCCAGGAGCTGCTCGAGCTGTTCTGGAACAACCATGAGTACGGTCTAACCACGCCCATTAAGCGTCAATATGCCTCGTTGATTCTCTATCACGACGATGAGCAAAAAGAAATTGCTGAAGCTTCCAAGAAGGAGGAGCAAGTGCGTCGTGCTCCCGAAGTGATTACCACGGACATTGCGCCCAAGGAGAACTTCTTTGCGGCTGAAGA CTATCACCAAAAGTACAGACTCCAGGGTCATAAGGATCTCGCTGCTTCCCTCAATCTTAGCCCGCAATTGCTTCAGAGCAGCTATGTGGCCACCAAGCTGAACGGTTATCTGGCGGGAGTCGGCGGCATCGAGCAGTTCAAGTCTGAGGCTGACACCTTGGGCCTGACACCAACCCAGCGCCAGTACTGCAACTATCACATTGAGCAGAACGAGGGTCAGGGTCTCTACTGCTGA
- the LOC132788071 gene encoding peptide methionine sulfoxide reductase isoform X2 — translation MRCLPGFGYGLTFLFLSTVRNEQKELNLSPVHRLNVSHATATFGMGCFWGAESLYGATRGVLRTTVGYAGGQAEFPTYRKMGDHTEVLEIDYDPTVVSFQELLELFWNNHEYGLTTPIKRQYASLILYHDDEQKEIAEASKKEEQVRRAPEVITTDIAPKENFFAAEDYHQKYRLQGHKDLAASLNLSPQLLQSSYVATKLNGYLAGVGGIEQFKSEADTLGLTPTQRQYCNYHIEQNEGQGLYC, via the exons ATGCGTTGTTTGCCAGGCTTTGGCTACGGCCTAACCTTTCTTTTTCTG AGCACTGTGCGCAATGAACAAAAGGAGTTGAATCTTTCGCCGGTGCACCGTTTGAACGTGAGCCATGCCACAGCCACTTTTGGCATGGGCTGCTTCTGGGGCGCAGAATCGCTTTATGGCGCAACGAGGGGCGTGCTACGCACCACAGTGGGCTATGCTGGCGGCCAAGCGGAATTCCCAACGTACCGTAAAAT GGGTGATCACACTGAGGTCTTGGAGATTGACTATGATCCCACCGTGGTCAGTTTCCAGGAGCTGCTCGAGCTGTTCTGGAACAACCATGAGTACGGTCTAACCACGCCCATTAAGCGTCAATATGCCTCGTTGATTCTCTATCACGACGATGAGCAAAAAGAAATTGCTGAAGCTTCCAAGAAGGAGGAGCAAGTGCGTCGTGCTCCCGAAGTGATTACCACGGACATTGCGCCCAAGGAGAACTTCTTTGCGGCTGAAGA CTATCACCAAAAGTACAGACTCCAGGGTCATAAGGATCTCGCTGCTTCCCTCAATCTTAGCCCGCAATTGCTTCAGAGCAGCTATGTGGCCACCAAGCTGAACGGTTATCTGGCGGGAGTCGGCGGCATCGAGCAGTTCAAGTCTGAGGCTGACACCTTGGGCCTGACACCAACCCAGCGCCAGTACTGCAACTATCACATTGAGCAGAACGAGGGTCAGGGTCTCTACTGCTGA
- the LOC132792545 gene encoding uncharacterized protein LOC132792545: protein MSSANTTMYYSAVEDMFKDMLIDTTETKEQEMDTAANDITWVDTPKRSVRIRRLNLFKDKPEFVICRRIIAPSKLDLSPRSQELQKEQQSKELLRLRRERHEGEQRPPVRRLTMRL, encoded by the coding sequence ATGTCCAGCGCGAATACAACAATGTATTACTCTGCCGTGGAAGACATGTTCAAGGATATGTTGATCGATACTACCGAAACCAAGGAACAAGAAATGGATACTGCCGCGAATGATATTACATGGGTGGACACACCTAAGCGATCGGTGCGCATTCGTCGCCTCAATCTGTTTAAGGATAAGCCAGAGTTTGTGATCTGTCGCCGCATTATCGCACCATCGAAACTAGATCTATCGCCCAGAAGTCAAGAGCTGCAAAAGGAGCAGCAGAGCAAGGAACTGCTTCGTCTGCGCCGTGAACGTCACGAGGGAGAGCAACGTCCTCCTGTGCGACGTCTCACCATGCGCCTTTAG
- the LOC132790551 gene encoding protein midgut expression 1, which translates to MCNALCECLKCPGKVVCCCCSCACKMLCSILFSVILLAVIIGLIVYFTVYHNKDNGDSTKALQKMAPIVKRSIRDYFHKEY; encoded by the exons ATGTGTAACGCTCTATGTGAATGCCTTAAGTGCCCTGGCAAAGTGGTTTGCTG CTGCTGTTCATGTGCCTGCAAAATGCTGTGTAGCATTCTCTTCTCAGTCATACTCCTGGCGGTGATCATTGGATTGATCGTCTACTTCACAGTCTACCACAACAAGGATAACGGCGATTCAACGAAGGCGCTGCAAAAGATGGCTCCCATTGTTAAGCGTAGTATACGCGATTACTTCCATAAGGAATATTGA